The following proteins come from a genomic window of Blastococcus sp. HT6-30:
- a CDS encoding alpha/beta hydrolase yields the protein MGSVVARNRVSLSGPPAGRPIVFAHGFGCDQTMWRLVAPDFAVDHRVVLFDHVGSGQSDLSAYDPEKYNSLEGYAADVVEICRELELSDVVFVGHSVSAMIGVLAYHRAPELFGALVMVGPSPRYIDEGDYVGGFSRSDIVGLLEALDSNHLGWSTQMAPVIMGNPERPELAEELTNSFCRTAPHIARQFARVTFLSDNRADLCGIDVPTLVLQCSADAIAPDVVGEFVHRAIAGSVLVRLRATGHVPQLSAPEETTAAIRAFLTP from the coding sequence GTGGGCAGCGTTGTGGCACGCAACCGGGTAAGCCTCAGTGGGCCGCCGGCAGGGCGGCCGATCGTCTTCGCCCACGGTTTCGGCTGCGACCAGACGATGTGGCGCCTGGTCGCCCCGGACTTCGCCGTCGACCACCGGGTGGTGCTGTTCGACCACGTCGGTTCCGGGCAGTCGGACCTGTCCGCCTACGACCCCGAGAAGTACAACTCGTTGGAGGGGTACGCGGCCGACGTCGTCGAGATCTGCCGCGAGCTCGAACTCTCCGACGTCGTCTTCGTGGGGCACTCGGTCAGCGCGATGATCGGGGTGCTGGCCTACCACCGGGCGCCCGAGCTGTTCGGCGCACTGGTGATGGTGGGCCCGAGCCCGCGGTACATCGACGAGGGGGACTACGTCGGCGGGTTCAGCCGCAGCGACATCGTGGGCCTGCTGGAAGCGCTGGACAGCAACCACCTGGGCTGGTCGACGCAGATGGCGCCGGTGATCATGGGCAACCCGGAGCGACCGGAGCTGGCCGAGGAGCTGACGAACAGCTTCTGCCGGACCGCGCCGCACATCGCGCGGCAGTTCGCGCGGGTCACCTTCCTGTCGGACAACCGCGCCGACCTCTGCGGCATCGACGTCCCCACGCTGGTGCTCCAGTGCAGCGCCGACGCGATCGCGCCCGACGTGGTCGGCGAGTTCGTGCACCGCGCGATCGCCGGCAGCGTGCTGGTGCGCCTGCGGGCCACCGGCCACGTGCCCCAGCTGTCCGCGCCGGAGGAGACGACGGCCGCCATCCGTGCGTTCCTGACGCCGTGA
- a CDS encoding helicase has protein sequence MTTARQAPTQDAELAAEQIYVTGLHQRLDEVRARTVTRLEEALATVPHNPQAIGEREAAVELHSQRIVALDAADSGLCFGRLDRHDSEVARYIGRIGLNADDGREEPLLVDWRAPAAQPFYTATPLHDLGVRRRRHIRTRGRTVVSLTDETLDLTDPDLVQRSGLAGESVLLAALNATRTGRMNDIVRTIQAEQDRIIRADHRGVLVVQGGPGTGKTAVALHRAAYLLYTHRERLARSGLLIVGPSPTFLTYIADVLPSLGETGVVLTDLGGLRPGLQAHAAERPEVAVVKGRLAMVQVVTAAVRDRQAVLDRPAALTIDGTPLRFTKADAARARSRARAASRLHNEARPAFAHAVIDLIARKYADKLGENVLGGGNLLEEGDVAALRREVAAEPAVHSLIDRLWPRLTAERLLRDLFSSRQRLETATRGWSDADRALLLRPPSAPWTPADVPLLEEADELLGVDDSADRTAARRERQRRLRDAQETLDLLHGSRSTDWETEDESEELSAGDLLDAEGLAERQEERDSRSTAQRAAADRTWTYGHVIVDEAQELSAMAWRVLLRRCPTRSMTLVGDVAQTGSAAGASSWAEVLEPAPGPRDMRGWRMAELTVNYRTPAEIMDVAAEVLAAGGAAASAARSVRTTGERPWARQVAEEKLVAAVAGAAAELDAAEGTLAVVVPRSRLDAVTEAVRAAVPSASADGDLTAGPVVLTPEGSKGLEFDSVLVADPAGILAEGVRGHNDLYVALTRATQRLGVVHPGELPRELKGLDPR, from the coding sequence TTGACGACAGCTCGACAGGCGCCGACGCAGGACGCCGAACTCGCGGCGGAGCAGATCTACGTCACCGGCCTGCACCAGCGGCTCGACGAGGTGCGGGCGCGCACGGTCACCCGCCTCGAGGAGGCGCTGGCCACGGTGCCGCACAACCCGCAGGCGATCGGTGAGCGGGAGGCGGCGGTCGAGCTGCACTCCCAGCGGATCGTCGCCCTCGACGCCGCCGACAGCGGGCTGTGCTTCGGCCGGCTCGACCGGCACGACAGCGAGGTGGCGCGCTACATCGGCCGGATCGGGCTGAACGCCGACGACGGCCGCGAGGAGCCGCTGCTGGTCGACTGGCGCGCCCCGGCGGCCCAACCGTTCTACACCGCGACGCCGCTGCACGACCTCGGCGTCCGGCGCCGCCGGCACATCCGCACCCGCGGCCGCACGGTCGTGAGCCTGACCGACGAGACCCTCGACCTCACCGATCCCGACCTCGTCCAGCGCTCCGGGCTGGCCGGTGAGTCGGTGCTGCTGGCGGCGCTCAACGCCACCCGCACCGGCCGGATGAACGACATCGTCCGCACCATCCAGGCCGAGCAGGACCGGATCATCCGCGCCGACCACCGCGGGGTCCTCGTCGTGCAGGGCGGTCCCGGCACCGGCAAGACGGCCGTCGCCCTGCACCGCGCCGCGTACCTGCTCTACACCCACCGGGAGCGGCTGGCCCGCAGCGGCCTGCTGATCGTCGGCCCCTCCCCCACCTTCCTCACCTACATCGCCGACGTGCTGCCCTCCCTCGGCGAGACAGGCGTGGTGCTCACCGACCTCGGCGGGCTGCGGCCCGGACTGCAGGCGCACGCCGCCGAGCGCCCGGAGGTGGCCGTGGTCAAGGGCCGGCTGGCGATGGTGCAGGTCGTCACCGCCGCGGTGCGCGACCGGCAGGCCGTGCTCGACAGGCCGGCGGCACTGACGATCGACGGGACGCCGCTGCGCTTCACCAAGGCCGACGCCGCCCGCGCCCGCAGCCGCGCCCGGGCCGCCTCCCGGCTGCACAACGAGGCCCGGCCGGCGTTCGCGCACGCGGTGATCGACCTGATCGCCCGCAAGTACGCCGACAAGCTCGGCGAGAACGTGCTGGGCGGCGGCAACCTGCTCGAGGAGGGCGACGTCGCCGCGCTCCGCCGGGAGGTGGCCGCCGAGCCCGCCGTCCACTCGCTGATCGACCGGCTGTGGCCCCGGCTCACCGCCGAGCGGCTGCTGCGCGACCTGTTCTCCTCGCGCCAGCGGCTGGAGACGGCCACCCGAGGGTGGTCCGACGCCGACCGGGCGCTGCTGCTCCGGCCGCCGTCGGCCCCGTGGACCCCGGCCGACGTCCCGCTGCTGGAGGAGGCCGACGAGCTGCTCGGCGTCGACGACAGCGCCGACCGCACCGCCGCCCGCCGGGAGCGGCAGCGCCGGCTGCGGGACGCGCAGGAGACCCTCGACCTGCTGCACGGCTCCCGCTCCACCGACTGGGAGACCGAGGACGAGTCCGAGGAGCTCTCCGCCGGCGACCTGCTCGACGCGGAGGGTTTGGCGGAACGGCAGGAGGAGCGGGACAGCCGGTCGACGGCCCAGCGGGCCGCGGCCGACCGCACCTGGACCTACGGGCACGTGATCGTCGACGAGGCGCAGGAGCTCTCCGCCATGGCCTGGCGGGTGCTGCTGCGCCGCTGCCCCACCCGGTCGATGACGCTGGTCGGCGACGTGGCGCAGACCGGCTCGGCCGCCGGCGCCTCCAGCTGGGCGGAGGTGCTCGAGCCGGCGCCCGGCCCACGGGACATGCGCGGCTGGCGCATGGCGGAGCTGACCGTCAACTACCGCACGCCCGCGGAGATCATGGACGTCGCCGCGGAGGTCCTCGCCGCGGGCGGGGCGGCTGCGTCGGCGGCCCGGTCGGTGCGCACGACCGGCGAGCGGCCCTGGGCCCGCCAGGTGGCCGAGGAGAAGCTGGTCGCCGCGGTCGCCGGCGCGGCCGCCGAGCTCGACGCCGCGGAGGGCACCCTCGCCGTCGTCGTCCCCCGCAGCCGGCTCGACGCGGTCACCGAAGCCGTGCGGGCTGCCGTCCCCTCGGCCTCGGCCGACGGCGACCTGACCGCCGGGCCCGTGGTGCTCACCCCGGAAGGCAGCAAGGGCCTGGAGTTCGACTCGGTGCTCGTCGCCGACCCCGCCGGGATCCTCGCCGAGGGGGTCCGCGGGCACAACGACCTGTACGTGGCCCTCACCCGGGCCACCCAGCGGCTCGGGGTCGTCCACCCCGGCGAGCTGCCCCGGGAGCTCAAGGGGCTCGACCCGCGCTGA
- a CDS encoding cytochrome P450: protein MPRLENGLKLLAKGYAWLPDERRRAGNRTVATRLGGMPAYGIQGPDAARFLYDEDHVRRSHAIPEPVQGTLFGKGAVHNLDGEMHRVRKAMFVALLMREDGIASLVKQATAAWEDAARAWSHRPRIVVLDEASRVIAGSVTRWAGIPVRDDEVAGLARDLVAMVDGFATGGPRHVRARRARGRREKWLAQLVCDVRSGQAVVAEGSAVDVVSRHRDADGTQLPPHVAAVELLNVIRPTTAVAWFLAFSGHALVRWPEHRERLASGDPAFAEAWAHEVRRFYPFAPFIGGRAPHEVEFDGLTIPANAMVLLDLYGQNHDPELWGDPYAFRPERFLGRDIGAFELVPQGGGDPRTGHRCPGEQITVALLAALAGKLARLDYEVPEQDLTIALHRIPARPASGVVLTVRGGS from the coding sequence ATGCCTCGACTCGAGAACGGCCTGAAGCTGCTCGCGAAGGGTTACGCGTGGCTCCCCGACGAGCGGCGGCGCGCGGGGAATCGCACGGTCGCCACCCGGCTCGGCGGGATGCCGGCCTACGGCATCCAGGGTCCCGACGCCGCGCGGTTCCTCTACGACGAGGACCACGTGCGCCGGTCGCACGCCATCCCCGAGCCGGTGCAGGGCACGTTGTTCGGCAAGGGGGCGGTGCACAACCTGGACGGCGAGATGCACCGGGTCCGCAAGGCGATGTTCGTCGCGCTGCTCATGCGGGAGGACGGCATCGCCTCCCTGGTGAAGCAGGCGACCGCGGCCTGGGAGGACGCGGCCCGCGCGTGGTCGCACCGGCCGCGGATCGTCGTCCTCGACGAGGCGAGCCGGGTGATCGCCGGCTCGGTGACCCGGTGGGCGGGGATCCCGGTGCGCGACGACGAGGTGGCCGGCCTGGCCCGCGACCTCGTCGCGATGGTCGACGGGTTCGCCACCGGCGGGCCGCGGCACGTCCGCGCCCGCCGGGCACGCGGCCGCCGGGAGAAGTGGCTGGCCCAGCTGGTCTGCGACGTGCGCAGCGGCCAGGCCGTCGTCGCGGAGGGCTCGGCGGTCGACGTCGTGTCGCGGCACCGGGACGCCGACGGCACGCAGCTGCCGCCGCACGTGGCCGCCGTGGAGCTGCTGAACGTCATCCGGCCGACGACGGCGGTCGCCTGGTTCCTGGCCTTCTCCGGGCACGCGCTCGTGCGCTGGCCGGAGCACCGCGAGCGGCTGGCGAGCGGGGACCCGGCTTTCGCGGAGGCGTGGGCGCACGAGGTGCGCCGGTTCTACCCGTTCGCGCCGTTCATCGGCGGCCGGGCACCGCACGAGGTGGAGTTCGACGGGCTGACGATCCCGGCGAACGCCATGGTGCTGCTCGACCTCTACGGGCAGAACCACGACCCCGAGCTGTGGGGCGACCCGTACGCCTTCCGCCCGGAGCGGTTCCTCGGCCGGGACATCGGCGCCTTCGAGCTGGTGCCCCAGGGCGGTGGCGACCCGCGCACCGGACACCGCTGCCCGGGGGAGCAGATCACCGTCGCGCTGCTGGCGGCGCTCGCGGGAAAGCTGGCCCGGCTCGACTACGAGGTGCCCGAGCAGGACCTCACCATCGCGCTGCATCGCATCCCGGCCCGGCCGGCCAGCGGCGTCGTGCTGACCGTCCGCGGCGGGTCCTGA
- a CDS encoding SIR2 family protein, with the protein MSGHVFVVGADLTRMSCDDVLVPTDRSLRVARSWAPLFPDELITDRQAEGDCIGMSWSGDERVLEVPGSDSRRAWLVDTVDDGGRGLPWLLDGAREALAAVARREVPEPAHGRARRLVGLPALGTGWGGAAGQRGALLQQLLPVLREAAEEHGFDVALVLRGPSDLAAAQRVRRGEEGGWNLPGNLRELAEDLGERARRGQLALFIGAGVGAAAGLPTWPQLVDELATRSGLDDGLREGLARLPPQDSAALLSRELGPEEMAAFVAERFGPGSYALAHALIAGLPVQEFVTTNYDPLVELAATDIGREVTVLPYEEARPGAPWLLKLHGDAAHPESVVLTREEYLQFGNQGAALAGVLHSLLLTRHVLFVGTSMLDDDLIRIAHQVRTALKTQGSGTARRTGTVLALREDVARARLWEQDVETVAMCPADGEPAEAARRLEVLLDLIGCLSTPPTGYLLDPAYRGLLNDEEQALAGTLRCVAEALPEDASSTAALEVAGLLRRLGHGSSAADGEAPPPDIATRPRDERVQEQRPG; encoded by the coding sequence GTGAGCGGACACGTCTTCGTCGTCGGCGCCGACCTCACGCGGATGTCCTGCGACGACGTCCTGGTGCCCACCGACCGTTCCCTGCGGGTGGCCCGCAGCTGGGCCCCGCTCTTCCCCGACGAGCTGATCACCGACCGGCAGGCCGAGGGCGACTGCATCGGCATGTCGTGGTCCGGCGACGAGCGGGTGCTGGAGGTTCCCGGGAGCGATTCCCGCCGGGCCTGGCTGGTCGACACCGTCGACGACGGTGGGCGCGGGCTGCCCTGGCTGCTCGACGGCGCCCGGGAGGCCCTGGCGGCCGTGGCCCGGCGCGAGGTGCCCGAGCCCGCGCACGGGCGGGCGCGGCGGCTGGTCGGGCTGCCGGCCCTGGGCACCGGCTGGGGCGGTGCCGCCGGTCAGCGCGGGGCGCTGCTGCAGCAGCTCCTGCCGGTGTTGCGGGAGGCCGCCGAGGAGCACGGGTTCGACGTCGCGCTGGTGCTGCGCGGGCCGAGCGACCTGGCCGCCGCCCAGCGGGTGCGCCGCGGGGAGGAGGGCGGCTGGAACCTGCCCGGGAACCTGCGGGAGCTGGCCGAGGACCTGGGGGAGCGGGCGCGGCGTGGCCAGCTGGCGCTGTTCATCGGCGCCGGCGTGGGCGCGGCGGCGGGGCTGCCGACCTGGCCGCAGCTGGTCGACGAGCTGGCCACCCGCTCGGGGCTGGACGACGGCCTGCGCGAGGGGCTGGCCCGGCTGCCGCCGCAGGACTCCGCCGCGCTGCTGTCCCGCGAGCTGGGGCCGGAGGAGATGGCGGCGTTCGTCGCCGAGCGCTTCGGGCCGGGCTCGTACGCGCTGGCGCACGCGCTGATCGCCGGCCTTCCGGTGCAGGAGTTCGTGACCACCAACTACGACCCGCTGGTCGAGCTGGCCGCCACGGACATCGGCCGGGAGGTGACGGTGCTGCCGTACGAGGAGGCCCGCCCCGGAGCGCCCTGGCTGCTGAAGCTGCACGGCGACGCCGCGCACCCGGAGAGCGTCGTGCTGACCCGCGAGGAGTACCTGCAGTTCGGCAACCAGGGCGCGGCGCTGGCCGGGGTGCTGCACTCGCTGCTGCTCACCCGGCACGTGCTCTTCGTGGGCACCTCGATGCTCGACGACGACCTCATCCGGATCGCCCACCAGGTGCGCACCGCGCTGAAGACCCAGGGATCGGGCACCGCCCGGCGCACCGGCACGGTGCTGGCGCTGCGGGAGGACGTGGCCCGCGCCCGGCTGTGGGAGCAGGACGTCGAGACGGTGGCGATGTGCCCCGCCGACGGCGAGCCGGCGGAGGCCGCGCGGCGGCTGGAGGTGCTGCTGGACCTCATCGGCTGCCTGTCCACGCCGCCCACCGGCTACCTGTTGGACCCGGCCTACCGGGGTCTGCTCAACGACGAGGAGCAGGCGCTCGCCGGCACGCTGCGGTGCGTCGCGGAGGCGCTCCCGGAGGACGCGTCGTCCACGGCCGCGCTCGAGGTCGCCGGCCTGCTGCGCCGGCTGGGCCACGGCAGCTCCGCGGCCGACGGCGAGGCCCCGCCGCCGGACATCGCCACCCGACCCCGCGACGAACGGGTGCAGGAGCAGCGGCCGGGCTGA
- a CDS encoding DUF1206 domain-containing protein translates to MSVQGSARSAAGAAGRAGNSDGLEQLARVGLIAYGLVHLLIAWLALQLAWGSGQGQADQSGALATLAGQPLGTPLLWVLAVGLLALAVWQAAEVLRWRHGWSASGKTRTKALEKTAKSVAKAVVYIALAVLAIRYATGGGQSGGGSQQQAAAGVFGWPAGRWLVGAAGLVVVGVGAYHVWKGVTKRFLREIDLSGCSATATRLVTRLGQAGFPGKGVALGLVGGLLVWAAVTFDPAKASGLDGALHTVLTAPAGPVLLTLIAVGIAAFGAYCFVRARYPERT, encoded by the coding sequence ATGAGCGTGCAGGGCAGCGCCCGGTCGGCCGCGGGTGCGGCAGGACGGGCCGGGAACAGCGACGGGCTCGAGCAGCTGGCCCGGGTCGGGTTGATCGCCTACGGGCTGGTGCACCTGCTCATCGCCTGGCTGGCGCTGCAGCTCGCGTGGGGCAGCGGCCAGGGCCAGGCCGACCAGTCGGGGGCCCTGGCGACGCTGGCCGGGCAGCCGCTGGGCACCCCGCTGCTGTGGGTGCTCGCCGTCGGGTTGCTCGCCCTGGCCGTCTGGCAGGCGGCCGAGGTCCTGCGGTGGCGACACGGCTGGTCGGCGTCCGGGAAGACCCGGACCAAGGCCCTGGAGAAGACGGCCAAGTCGGTGGCCAAGGCGGTCGTCTACATCGCGCTGGCGGTGCTGGCGATCCGGTACGCCACCGGGGGCGGGCAGTCCGGCGGCGGTTCCCAGCAGCAGGCCGCCGCCGGCGTCTTCGGCTGGCCCGCCGGCCGCTGGCTGGTCGGAGCCGCCGGGCTGGTCGTCGTCGGCGTCGGCGCCTACCACGTCTGGAAGGGCGTCACGAAGCGCTTCCTCAGGGAGATCGACCTCAGCGGCTGCTCCGCCACGGCCACCCGCCTGGTCACCCGGCTGGGGCAGGCGGGCTTCCCCGGCAAGGGCGTCGCCCTGGGTCTCGTCGGCGGTCTGCTGGTCTGGGCGGCGGTGACCTTCGACCCCGCCAAGGCCTCCGGTCTGGACGGCGCCCTGCACACCGTCCTCACCGCGCCCGCCGGGCCGGTGCTGCTGACGCTCATCGCCGTGGGCATCGCCGCCTTCGGTGCCTACTGCTTCGTCCGCGCCCGGTACCCCGAGCGCACGTGA
- a CDS encoding DUF1206 domain-containing protein yields the protein MSPPAPSARSLAHRLHDLVDRIRRVTDSPVLTHLARAGLLAYGVMHLLIGVLALRMAMGLRGADADQTGALLTVAGGPGGRLLLVAIGLGMLSLAVWQAAEVLLWWHGLLDPAHRVHTAVVCAKCLAKGAVYGFLGLTALLFALGLEYEADERLRDLTEETLLIPGGALLVGAVAAGVVAVGIYTFVRGCTGGFMRDIDLPAAPDRWEPVIEVLGRIGYLAKGIAFGLVGVLLWRAATSSDVSTATGLNGAMTAIAGVGAGPWLLTGVAAGFGAFGVYALARARYPDRDPSS from the coding sequence GTGAGCCCGCCGGCACCCTCGGCCCGGTCCCTGGCACACCGGCTGCACGACCTCGTCGACCGCATCCGCCGGGTCACCGACTCCCCGGTGCTCACCCACCTCGCCCGCGCCGGCCTTCTCGCCTACGGGGTGATGCACCTGCTCATCGGCGTGCTGGCGCTGCGCATGGCGATGGGCCTGCGGGGAGCCGACGCCGACCAGACCGGCGCGCTGCTCACCGTCGCCGGGGGCCCCGGCGGGCGGCTGCTACTGGTCGCGATCGGCCTCGGCATGCTCTCGCTGGCCGTCTGGCAGGCCGCGGAGGTGCTGCTGTGGTGGCACGGGCTGCTGGACCCCGCCCACCGGGTGCACACCGCCGTCGTCTGCGCCAAGTGCCTGGCCAAGGGCGCCGTGTACGGGTTCCTGGGGCTCACCGCGCTGCTGTTCGCACTCGGCCTGGAGTACGAGGCCGACGAGCGGCTGCGCGACCTCACCGAGGAGACGCTGCTGATCCCCGGCGGGGCGCTGCTCGTCGGCGCCGTCGCCGCCGGGGTGGTCGCCGTCGGGATCTACACGTTCGTGCGGGGCTGCACCGGCGGCTTCATGCGCGACATCGACCTGCCCGCGGCCCCCGACCGCTGGGAGCCGGTGATCGAGGTGCTCGGACGGATCGGCTACCTGGCGAAGGGCATCGCCTTCGGGCTCGTCGGCGTCCTGCTGTGGCGCGCGGCCACCTCCTCCGACGTCTCCACCGCCACCGGCCTGAACGGCGCGATGACCGCGATCGCCGGGGTGGGCGCCGGGCCGTGGCTGCTGACCGGGGTCGCGGCCGGTTTCGGCGCGTTCGGGGTCTACGCCCTCGCCCGCGCGCGGTATCCCGACCGCGACCCGTCCAGCTAG
- the fabG gene encoding 3-oxoacyl-ACP reductase FabG: protein MSEPTARVAIVTGAARGIGAATAQRLAADGFAVAVLDLKEDDARGTVEAIESAGGHALAVGADVGDAEQVQAAVDRIAAELGPPVVLVNNAGVTRDNMLFKMSDADWDIVMHVHLRGSFLMTRAAQKHMIDQKWGRIVNLSSTSALGNRGQANYATAKAGLQGFTKTLAIELGKFGVTANCIAPGFIATDMTKATAERIGEEWEPYVAKRAAAIPVARAGQPEDIAHTVSFFVSEGAGFVSGQVIYVAGGPKA from the coding sequence ATGTCCGAGCCCACTGCACGCGTCGCGATCGTCACCGGGGCCGCCCGCGGCATCGGTGCCGCCACCGCCCAGCGGCTGGCCGCCGACGGCTTCGCCGTCGCCGTCCTCGATCTCAAGGAGGACGACGCCCGCGGCACCGTCGAGGCGATCGAGTCCGCCGGCGGCCACGCACTGGCCGTCGGGGCCGACGTCGGCGACGCCGAGCAGGTGCAGGCGGCCGTCGACCGGATCGCCGCGGAGCTGGGCCCGCCGGTGGTGCTGGTGAACAACGCCGGGGTCACCCGCGACAACATGCTGTTCAAGATGAGCGACGCCGACTGGGACATCGTCATGCACGTGCACCTGCGCGGCTCGTTCCTCATGACCCGCGCCGCCCAGAAGCACATGATCGACCAGAAGTGGGGCCGGATCGTCAACCTGTCCAGCACCTCGGCGCTGGGCAACCGGGGGCAGGCCAACTACGCCACCGCGAAGGCCGGTCTGCAGGGCTTCACCAAGACCCTCGCCATCGAGCTGGGCAAGTTCGGCGTCACGGCCAACTGCATCGCACCCGGGTTCATCGCCACCGACATGACGAAGGCGACCGCCGAGCGGATCGGCGAGGAGTGGGAGCCCTACGTGGCCAAGCGCGCGGCGGCGATCCCGGTCGCGCGTGCCGGCCAGCCGGAGGACATCGCGCACACCGTGTCGTTCTTCGTCAGCGAGGGCGCCGGGTTCGTCTCCGGCCAGGTCATCTACGTCGCCGGCGGCCCGAAGGCCTAG
- a CDS encoding acetyl-CoA C-acetyltransferase, whose protein sequence is MRDAVICEPLRTPVGGFGGSLRDVPVQELAATVIRALMERTGLPPESVDDVLLGHCYPTMDAPALGRVAALDAGLPVTASGLQVDRRCGSGLQAVIYAAMQVQSGASDVVLAGGAESMSNAPFYSTAMRWGVKPGPGVLLEDGLARGRVTAGGQNHPVPGGMLETAENVRREYAIGRQEQDEYAVRSHQRAAAATAEGRFADEIVPVTVKHRKGETVVDRDEHIRPDSNVETLAKLRPILGKNDPDATVTAGNASGQNDGAAVAIVTHPEKAAELGLRPLARLVSFGVGGVPPKTMGIGPVPATAKALALADVKLADVDLIELNEAFASQVLAVAKEWGFTDSDWERTNVNGSGISLGHPVGATGGRILATLLREMDRRGARYGLETMCIGGGQGLAALFERV, encoded by the coding sequence GTGCGAGATGCGGTCATCTGCGAGCCCCTGCGGACGCCGGTCGGCGGGTTCGGGGGCTCGCTGCGCGACGTCCCCGTCCAGGAGCTCGCGGCCACGGTGATCCGGGCGCTGATGGAGCGCACCGGTCTGCCGCCGGAGTCGGTGGACGACGTGCTGCTCGGCCACTGCTACCCGACCATGGACGCCCCGGCCCTCGGCCGGGTCGCCGCCCTCGACGCGGGCCTGCCGGTGACCGCGTCCGGGCTGCAGGTCGACCGGCGGTGCGGTTCGGGGCTCCAGGCGGTCATCTACGCGGCCATGCAGGTGCAGTCCGGTGCCTCCGACGTCGTCCTGGCCGGTGGCGCGGAGTCCATGAGCAACGCGCCCTTCTACTCGACCGCCATGCGCTGGGGCGTGAAGCCCGGGCCCGGCGTGCTGCTGGAGGACGGGCTGGCCCGCGGCCGGGTCACCGCCGGCGGGCAGAACCACCCGGTGCCCGGCGGCATGCTGGAGACGGCGGAGAACGTTCGTCGCGAGTACGCGATCGGCCGCCAGGAGCAGGACGAGTACGCCGTCCGCAGCCACCAGCGCGCCGCCGCCGCCACGGCCGAGGGCCGGTTCGCCGACGAGATCGTGCCGGTGACGGTCAAGCACCGGAAGGGCGAGACGGTCGTCGACCGCGACGAGCACATCCGGCCCGACTCGAACGTCGAGACGCTCGCCAAGCTGCGCCCGATCCTGGGCAAGAACGATCCCGACGCCACGGTCACCGCCGGCAACGCCTCCGGCCAGAACGACGGCGCCGCCGTCGCGATCGTCACCCACCCGGAGAAGGCCGCCGAGCTGGGTCTGCGCCCGCTGGCCCGCCTGGTGTCCTTCGGCGTGGGCGGCGTGCCGCCGAAGACCATGGGCATCGGCCCCGTCCCGGCGACGGCGAAGGCGCTCGCGCTCGCCGACGTCAAGCTCGCCGACGTCGACCTGATCGAGCTCAACGAGGCCTTCGCCAGCCAGGTGCTCGCCGTCGCCAAGGAGTGGGGCTTCACCGACTCCGACTGGGAGCGGACCAACGTGAACGGCTCGGGCATCTCGCTGGGCCACCCCGTCGGCGCGACCGGTGGCCGCATCCTCGCCACGCTGCTGCGCGAGATGGACCGCCGCGGAGCCCGTTACGGGCTGGAGACCATGTGCATCGGCGGCGGCCAGGGCCTCGCCGCGCTGTTCGAGCGGGTCTGA
- a CDS encoding STAS domain-containing protein: MTASSLDPSTTPSAPATAGFEVPTTAPVSLEISGTASLPRLTAAGEIDCTSAPQVRAVLDQLVDAAPREVVVDLTAVTFLDSAGLCALAAAHRRALAAGGRLRVLAATRAVIRPLQITGLWNLLGGEQVGATAS; this comes from the coding sequence GTGACCGCATCCTCGCTCGACCCATCGACCACCCCGTCCGCCCCGGCGACGGCCGGCTTCGAGGTCCCCACGACCGCGCCGGTCTCCCTGGAGATCTCCGGCACCGCGTCCCTGCCGCGGCTGACCGCGGCCGGGGAGATCGACTGCACCTCCGCACCGCAGGTCCGCGCCGTCCTCGACCAGCTGGTCGACGCCGCGCCGCGGGAGGTCGTCGTCGACCTCACCGCCGTGACCTTCCTCGACTCCGCCGGGCTGTGCGCCCTGGCTGCCGCGCACCGGCGAGCGCTGGCCGCCGGTGGCCGCCTCCGCGTCCTGGCCGCCACCCGCGCGGTGATCCGGCCGCTGCAGATCACCGGGCTGTGGAACCTGCTCGGCGGCGAGCAGGTCGGCGCGACCGCCTCCTGA
- a CDS encoding ATP-binding protein produces MALWQSARPPHAFTEVWCQQLSSLGELAGLRARLRASMTGRPAVLHPERDHWSERLVLIADELTSNALRHGGAPVAAVLGRAGDEWLIAVRDSKADVAPTPAQGRDPGLGGFGLYLVADLSVAHGWFADPGTKTAWAVVDGRAGTA; encoded by the coding sequence GTGGCGCTCTGGCAGTCCGCGCGACCGCCGCACGCCTTCACCGAGGTCTGGTGCCAGCAGCTGAGCTCCCTCGGTGAGCTGGCCGGCCTGCGCGCCCGGCTGCGCGCCTCCATGACCGGCCGGCCCGCGGTGCTGCACCCCGAGCGCGACCACTGGTCCGAGCGCCTGGTGCTGATCGCCGACGAGCTCACCTCCAACGCGCTCCGCCACGGCGGCGCCCCGGTGGCGGCGGTCCTCGGCCGCGCCGGCGACGAGTGGCTGATCGCCGTCCGGGACTCGAAGGCCGACGTCGCGCCGACGCCGGCGCAGGGCCGCGACCCGGGGTTGGGTGGGTTCGGGCTCTACCTCGTCGCCGATCTCTCCGTGGCGCACGGCTGGTTCGCCGATCCGGGCACGAAGACGGCCTGGGCCGTCGTCGACGGCCGGGCCGGCACCGCCTGA